In a single window of the Olivibacter sp. SDN3 genome:
- a CDS encoding DUF4198 domain-containing protein, which produces MFKDLRVCFFVSSCLFLAVSVKAQDYSLLASNYYADKGDSITYTLFQGRGLDSTEIAPEAISNLSYANYIQGGKKVSDTISLNSEFVKYSALQQNNGQSLLTIEFKGGTETHDQLVVEDFAKTENLKDLASIIDSSGFTTEYTANTFFTAKALTRTEKHNGNLYKNKECQQLEIVLEQNPYRLQYGDDITAVIFLAGKPLEGASATIYTKSITGQVHEAKYRSNGDGKIYFKLNRSGLWLLQTVYANPSEEDGVDYNYYQSSFSFSFQ; this is translated from the coding sequence ATGTTTAAAGACTTGAGAGTTTGCTTTTTCGTTAGTTCCTGTTTATTTTTAGCTGTTAGTGTAAAGGCGCAGGACTATTCTTTGTTGGCCAGTAATTATTATGCCGATAAGGGAGATAGCATCACTTATACACTTTTTCAGGGCAGAGGTTTGGATTCTACAGAAATAGCCCCTGAAGCAATCAGCAATTTAAGCTATGCAAACTATATACAGGGAGGTAAAAAAGTTTCCGATACGATCTCTTTAAATAGCGAATTTGTAAAATATAGCGCTTTACAGCAGAACAACGGACAAAGTTTATTGACCATTGAATTTAAAGGTGGTACAGAGACCCACGACCAACTGGTGGTTGAAGATTTTGCTAAGACTGAAAATTTGAAAGATTTAGCTAGCATAATTGATTCATCGGGATTTACAACAGAATACACTGCAAACACATTTTTTACAGCCAAAGCGCTCACTAGAACAGAAAAACATAACGGCAACTTATATAAAAACAAAGAATGCCAACAATTGGAAATCGTGCTTGAGCAAAACCCCTATAGATTACAGTATGGTGATGATATAACAGCCGTTATTTTTTTAGCAGGTAAACCTCTGGAAGGAGCTAGTGCAACGATTTATACCAAATCAATTACTGGGCAAGTCCATGAGGCAAAATACAGATCCAATGGTGACGGGAAGATATATTTTAAATTAAATCGCTCGGGTTTATGGCTACTTCAAACGGTTTACGCTAATCCCAGCGAGGAAGACGGAGTCGATTATAATTATTATCAAAGCTCTTTTTCCTTTAGCTTTCAGTGA